From Actinosynnema mirum DSM 43827, a single genomic window includes:
- a CDS encoding PucR family transcriptional regulator, producing MTRPEGPPLSTATLRNLERASGDLASSTVAEMERRLPWFRRMPADQRASVLLLVQNGVAGFVAWLQDLQPAVRLTAEAFRSAPKDISRWVSLRQTVELVRIALELFEQRLPVLAADDAEHAHLTGAVLRYGREIAFSAATSYAAAAEARGAWDARLEALVVDGVVRGDAEESLLSRASALGWEPGAPATVLVGNPPSDDPQQVIYEVRSRAARSGRQVLLSVQGSRLVLVLGGDTEADDVLGRMAQAFGDGAVVAGPTMPSIAEAHRSAADALSGLRAVVGWPAAPRPVRSLDLLPERALAGDPEAEWQLVDRITRPLEEAGGALLETVDTFLEVGGVLEACARKLFVHPNTVRYRLRRATELTGRNANDPRDALVLRIALSVGRLARARGLW from the coding sequence ATGACCCGTCCTGAAGGCCCACCGCTGTCGACCGCCACCCTGCGGAACCTGGAACGGGCCTCCGGCGACCTCGCCTCCTCCACCGTCGCGGAGATGGAGCGCAGGCTCCCGTGGTTCCGGCGGATGCCCGCCGACCAGCGCGCGAGCGTGCTCCTGCTGGTCCAGAACGGCGTCGCGGGCTTCGTCGCCTGGCTCCAGGACCTGCAACCGGCGGTCCGGCTCACCGCCGAGGCGTTCCGCTCCGCCCCCAAGGACATCTCCCGCTGGGTGAGCCTGCGCCAGACCGTGGAGCTGGTGCGCATCGCGCTGGAGCTGTTCGAGCAGCGCCTCCCGGTGCTGGCCGCCGACGACGCCGAGCACGCCCACCTGACCGGCGCGGTGCTGCGCTACGGGCGGGAGATCGCGTTCTCCGCCGCCACCTCGTACGCCGCCGCCGCCGAGGCGCGCGGCGCGTGGGACGCCCGGCTGGAGGCGCTGGTCGTGGACGGGGTGGTGCGCGGCGACGCCGAGGAGTCGCTGCTGTCGCGGGCCAGCGCGCTCGGCTGGGAACCGGGCGCCCCGGCGACCGTGCTGGTCGGCAACCCGCCGTCCGACGACCCGCAGCAGGTGATCTACGAGGTGCGCAGCCGGGCCGCGCGCAGCGGAAGGCAGGTGCTGCTGAGCGTGCAGGGCTCCCGCCTGGTCCTGGTGCTGGGCGGCGACACCGAGGCCGACGACGTGCTCGGGCGCATGGCGCAGGCCTTCGGCGACGGGGCGGTCGTCGCGGGCCCGACCATGCCGAGCATCGCCGAGGCGCACCGCAGCGCCGCCGACGCGCTGTCCGGGCTGCGCGCCGTGGTGGGCTGGCCCGCCGCGCCGCGCCCGGTGCGCTCGCTGGACCTGCTGCCCGAGCGCGCGCTGGCGGGCGACCCGGAGGCCGAGTGGCAGCTGGTGGACCGGATCACCCGGCCGCTGGAGGAGGCGGGCGGGGCGCTGCTGGAGACCGTGGACACGTTCCTGGAGGTCGGCGGCGTGCTGGAGGCGTGCGCCCGCAAGCTGTTCGTGCACCCGAACACGGTGCGCTACCGGCTGCGCCGCGCCACCGAGCTGACCGGGCGCAACGCCAACGACCCGAGGGACGCGCTGGTGCTGCGGATCGCGCTGTCCGTCGGCCGCCTGGCCCGCGCGCGCGGCCTGTGGTGA
- a CDS encoding mechanosensitive ion channel family protein has protein sequence MGSEITSGLGQAWALVATFVPKLLGFLLVLAVGWFIAKALSRGAGFLLRRLGFERLVERAGMRRVVAQSPIDATGLIVRLVHYFVLLMSLQLAFSVFGAENAVSALLTDVIAYLPRIVVALVLVLVASAIGRALRTMITGAIGPRSYTKLLGGAAQGFIVALGAIAALNQLGIAVAVTMPVLIAVLATAAGVIIVGVGGGLVRPMQQRWETALQRMQQETAILTPQPRQSQEQRTSTQERAGQDRMGQDRMGAGQSGAMTSGSAQQEPVTAGIRQRGGAADAPTPPSGIPRPGTENI, from the coding sequence ATGGGCTCCGAAATCACCTCCGGGCTCGGGCAGGCGTGGGCGTTGGTCGCCACGTTCGTGCCCAAGCTCCTGGGGTTCCTGCTGGTGCTCGCCGTCGGCTGGTTCATCGCCAAAGCGCTCTCCAGGGGAGCGGGCTTCCTGCTGAGGCGGCTCGGCTTCGAGCGGCTCGTGGAGCGGGCCGGGATGCGGCGGGTGGTGGCGCAGTCGCCGATCGACGCGACCGGGCTCATCGTGCGGCTGGTGCACTACTTCGTGCTGCTGATGTCGTTGCAGCTCGCGTTCAGCGTGTTCGGCGCCGAGAACGCGGTGAGCGCCCTGCTGACCGACGTGATCGCGTACCTGCCGCGCATCGTGGTGGCGCTGGTGCTGGTCCTGGTGGCGTCGGCGATCGGCCGGGCCCTGCGCACGATGATCACCGGCGCGATCGGCCCGCGCAGCTACACGAAGCTGCTCGGCGGGGCGGCGCAGGGCTTCATCGTGGCGCTGGGCGCGATCGCGGCGCTGAACCAGCTGGGCATCGCGGTGGCGGTGACCATGCCGGTGCTGATCGCGGTGCTGGCGACGGCGGCGGGCGTGATCATCGTCGGCGTCGGCGGCGGCCTGGTCCGCCCGATGCAGCAGCGCTGGGAGACGGCGCTGCAGCGGATGCAGCAGGAGACGGCGATCCTCACCCCGCAACCGCGCCAGTCCCAGGAGCAGCGGACCTCGACCCAGGAGCGCGCGGGCCAGGACCGCATGGGCCAGGACCGCATGGGCGCGGGCCAGTCGGGCGCGATGACATCGGGCTCCGCGCAGCAGGAGCCGGTGACGGCCGGGATCAGGCAACGCGGGGGAGCGGCAGACGCCCCGACCCCGCCGTCGGGCATCCCGAGGCCGGGCACGGAGAACATCTAG